A genomic region of Eucalyptus grandis isolate ANBG69807.140 chromosome 5, ASM1654582v1, whole genome shotgun sequence contains the following coding sequences:
- the LOC104445180 gene encoding uncharacterized protein LOC104445180: MLREIHGAGALETLESLKVNLCPSITTLGDLSKLQKLAELKIEHCEELQGFEGFDELGCLRLFEVIQCRSFEYWTNALDTMVPDECQVVIQSCKKLGTIPEDGMLYKDYRDMFLARIKSDSDAATSYNKGKQVDGDEDDDMPEIVDMPLREDSDYEEEKQEQDDGDGDRDPPKVVDTLLKEDSVVKEEIEEVAETEEKRQVASIEKDVGTDDQVNRIMSLMNINDMEQRIVVVIYGKDGIGKTTLAKLIYNRVFCDFDGCSFLTDIKEKTQALGGLRLLRTKLISDILKRELEDVALVNRGNEFFRDLFCDTRVLIVLDDVENVFDVQQLIGNCFNCFASGSRILAACIYTNFFLTWQMVCSW; encoded by the exons ATGTTGAGAGAGATTCATGGTGCTGGGGCATTGGAAACATTGGAAAGCCTGAAGGTCAACTTATGTCCGTCAATTACAACGTTAGGTGATCTGTCAAAACTGCAGAAGTTGGCGGAATTGAAAATCGAACATTGCGAAGAGCTACAGGGTTTTGAGGGCTTTGACGAGTTAGGTTGTTTACGTCTCTTTGAAGTGATCCAGTGCCGCTCCTTCGAATATTGGACAAATGCATTGGACACAATGGTACCAGATGAATGCCAAGTCGTAATACAAAGTTGTAAGAAACTAGGCACAATTCCTGAGGATGGCATGCTTTACAAGGATTATAGAGATATGTTTCTTGCAAGGATCAAGTCTGATTCAGATGCGGCCACATCCTACAATAAGGGAAAG CAAGTAGATGGTGATGAGGACGACGATATGCCAGAGATTGTGGACATGCCGTTGAGGGAAGACAGTGActatgaagaagaaaaacaggaG caagatgatggtgatggggACCGCGATCCGCCAAAGGTTGTGGACACGCTATTGAAGGAAGACTCTGTCGTGAAAGAAGAAATAGAGGAG GTGGCTGAAACGGAAGAGAAAAGGCAAGTTGCCAGTATCGAAAAAGATGTTGGAACTGATGATCAAGTAAACCGCATCATGAGCTTGATGAATATTAATGATATGGAGCAGCGGATCGTTGTCGTCATTTATGGAAAAGATGGAATTGGCAAGACGACTCTTGCAAAACTCATATACAACCGAGTGTTCTGTGATTTTGATGGTTGTAGCTTCCTTACagatattaaagaaaaaactcaagCATTAGGAGGGCTTCGGCTTTTGCGAACTAAGTTGATTTCCGATATTCTAAAACGGGAACTTGAGGATGTTGCTCTTGTCAATAGGGGAAATGAGTTTTTCAGGGACTTATTTTGCGACACGAGAGTCTTGATTGTCCTTGATGATGTGGAAAATGTGTTTGATGTCCAGCAACTCATCGGAAATTGCTTTAATTGCTTTGCATCTGGAAGTAGGATCCTG GCAGCATGCATCTATACCAACTTCTTCCTCACATGGCAAATGGTCTGTTCATGGTAG
- the LOC104447123 gene encoding disease resistance protein RPV1-like produces the protein MSAVFNGKTEGKCRYILDRWQTMFKRWDLQEIVEESYRTLDPKEKHIFLDIACFATGIDFRIARYMWYDSSFPPSREILTPLAKVEENNQIWMHSMLRRLGREIVRAESHTDPGRRSRLFNHEIALDTIKRKKGTENVRALCLNFQWHTLVKLTPEDFRSMPNLQYLQLDHADITGDFAYIFPNLRWLRWRGCPQQLQVTNFRLVNLTILDLSSSKVTKDWKGWDQIEMMNLRVLDLTECGDLLVTPKFSGCKNLAILILERCSQLIRIDHSIGNLQHLVTLNLKFCTELSMLPVEVGHLIALKELLMDGTSVREIPISIGNLKQLETLSASNCFCLSQLPRTICHLMNISLLSLDGTRITALPDSVGELVRLKHLSLRECCQIRKLPNSIGNIGRSLAELDVSGTGIVKFPHSLKNLRNLKVLRMDSCFFREFPPDIGKLTNLEEIHACWCLSLEGGIPSKIGKLHNLRILRLRHSTISSIPAEIHQLSNLRTLDLLHCDMIKELPELPSSITVLYVDDELKSSHLP, from the exons ATGAGTGCAGTCTTCAACGGGAAAACGGAGGGGAAATGTAGATACATACTAGACCGGTGGCAGACAATGTTCAAGCGCTGGGATCTTCAGGAAATTGTGGAGGAAAGTTATCGAACATTAGATCCTAAGGAAAAACAcatatttcttgatattgccTGCTTCGCCACCGGCATAGATTTTCGAATTGCTCGGTACATGTGGTATGATTCCTCTTTTCCGCCTTCCCGTGAAATATTGACTCCCCTAGCGAAAGTTGAAGAAAACAATCAGATATGGATGCATAGCATGTTGAGGCGACTTGGCAGAGAAATCGTTCGTGCAGAGAGTCATACAGATCCAGGAAGGCGGAGTAGATTATTTAATCATGAAATAGCTCTTGACACGATAAAGCGGAAAAAG GGAACTGAAAATGTTAGGGCACTCTGCCTTAACTTTCAGTGGCATACTTTAGTCAAACTCACACCAGAAGACTTTAGGAGCATGCCAAACCTACAGTATCTTCAATTGGATCATGCAGACATTACCGGAGATTTCGCttacatttttccaaatttaagGTGGCTTCGTTGGCGAGGGTGCCCTCAACAACTGCAAGTAACTAATTTTCGCTTGGTAAACTTAACCATTCTTGACTTGTCATCGAGCAAAGTCACGAAAGACTGGAAAGGCTGGGATCAAATAGAG ATGATGAACTTGAGAGTTCTAGATCTTACAGAATGTGGTGACTTATTAGTCACTCCTAAGTTCTCTGGCTGCAAAAATCTTGCCATATTGATTCTGGAGCGATGCTCACAGTTGATCAGGATAGATCATTCGATTGGCAACTTGCAGCACTTGGTTACCTTGAATTTGAAGTTCTGCACAGAGCTTAGCATGTTGCCGGTAGAAGTGGGTCACCTAATAGCTCTGAAAGAGCTTCTCATGGATGGGACTTCAGTACGAGAAATTCCCATCTCCATTGGTAATTTAAAGCAGCTTGAAACTCTGAGTGCCTCAAATTGCTTCTGCTTGAGTCAGCTACCAAGAACAATATGTCACCTGATGAATATCTCACTTCTTTCACTGGATGGCACAAGAATCACAGCACTTCCCGATTCTGTTGGAGAATTGGTCAGACTTAAACACTTGTCATTAAGGGAGTGCTGTCAAATAAGAAAACTTCCGAACTCCATTGGCAACATAGGGAGATCCTTAGCCGAGTTAGACGTGTCGGGAACAGGCATCGTCAAGTTTCCGCATTCGCTAAAAAATCTGCGGAACTTGAAGGTGCTGAGAATGGATTCTTGTTTCTTCAGAGAGTTCCCTCCTGATATCGGAAAGCTAACCAACCTCGAAGAAATACATGCCTGCTGGTGTCTGAGTCTCGAGGGGGGCATTCCAAGCAAGATTGGAAAACTGCATAATCTGAGAATCTTGAGGCTGCGACATTCAACTATTTCCAGCATACCGGCAGAGATCCACCAACTTTCAAATCTTCGAACCCTTGATTTACTTCACTGCGACATGATCAAAGAGTTGCCAGAGCTCCCCTCTAGCATAACGGTTTTGTATGTAGACGATGAACTGAAGTCGTCGCATCTGCCATAG